GTAGTGGATGATGAGCCTGATATTCTGGAGACCGTGGAAGAAGAGCTCGATATGTGTCTTGTAGACAAGGCACCTGATTATGAAACTGCAATACAGTACCTCTCAGGGTATACTTACGACATCGTGATCCTTGATATCATGGGGGTCAACGGATTCGAACTTCTCCAAAATTCGGTGGATAGGGGGTTCCCGACTGTCATGCTCACGGCCCATGCCTTGACCCCTGAGGCCCTCAAAAAATCCATTAAACTGGGTGCGGTCTCTTTCCTGCCGAAGGACAAGATCCCGGAACTGAAGACATTCCTGGAGGACGTGGTTTTGGGAGAAGGAAAGCCCGTATGGAAAAAGCTTTTTGAAAGGCTGGGCAACTATTTCAATAAGCACTTCGGCCCGGATTGGAGAGAACGGGATAAGTTTTTTAAGGAATTCGAGGAAACTTTAAAGGAGACGATGTAGATCATCATATCCCCGGACGCCGAGGGTGTTGTTTATGCAGGGCCGACATGGCCCTGCGTTTTTTTTAATGATTCCCCGTCTGGATTCAGTACGACCCGGGTTCAAGAGAAAAACATCTTTTCTTGATTCTTCAGCTTTTTTGTCCCCTCCCAAGAAATACCCCTTTGATCAATTTTTGCCATCCAACCCCGGCCCGTCTTTTCTCGGGAAAAATCAAAATCCTGATCTTGACAATTCCGAAAAGGTGCTTATTTTTTTTCCGAATTTTTTAGTTCAGTTATATCAACATGTTACCGTGTTAGGTGGTTTTTCGGGAATCCCTTGGCGGGAGCACAAGCAGGTGGTTACAACACCCAAGATTCGGCAACAATACACAGCAAAGGAGGAGTTTGAACATGAAATTGAAGCCATTGAATGACCGGGTGCTGGTGCTAAGGATCGAGGAAGATGAAAAGACGGCCGGGGGCATCATCATCCCTGATACGGCCAAGGAGAAACCCCAGGAAGGTAGGGTGGTGGCGGTCGGGCCCGGCAAGTTGAACGATGACGGCAAGCGGATTCCTATGGAGGTTAAGGAAAACGACCGGGTGCTTTTTGGGAAATATGCAGGCACTGAGGTCAAGATTGAAGGAGTGGAACACACCATCATGCGAGAGGACGATATTCTTGCCATTATCGAATAAGGTACGAGGAGGGATACAGACATGACAGCCAAGATGATCAAGTACGGCGCTGAAGCGAGAGAAAAGATATTGCGGGGCGTCGATACTCTTGCCGAAGCAGTGAAGGTCACCCTCGGACCGAAGGGTCGGAATGTCTTGATCGAAAAATCCTGGGGATCACCCAAGACCACGAAGGATGGGGTGACGGTGGCCAAAGAGATCGAACTGGAGGACAAGTTCGAGAATATGGGCGCCCAGATGGTCAAGGAGGTGGCTTCCAAGACCTCTGACGTGGCCGGAGATGGGACGACAACGGCCACATTGCTGGCCCAGGCGATTTATCGTGAGGGGTCAAAATTGGTGGCCGCCGGTGCAAATCCCATGGCTATCAAGCGTGGTATCGACAAATCGGTTGAAGCGGTGGTGGAAGAATTGAAGAAACTGTCCAAGCCCACCAAGGAGAAGGCGGAGA
This DNA window, taken from Deltaproteobacteria bacterium, encodes the following:
- the groES gene encoding co-chaperone GroES codes for the protein MKLKPLNDRVLVLRIEEDEKTAGGIIIPDTAKEKPQEGRVVAVGPGKLNDDGKRIPMEVKENDRVLFGKYAGTEVKIEGVEHTIMREDDILAIIE
- a CDS encoding response regulator is translated as MSLESPLQGKSILVVDDEPDILETVEEELDMCLVDKAPDYETAIQYLSGYTYDIVILDIMGVNGFELLQNSVDRGFPTVMLTAHALTPEALKKSIKLGAVSFLPKDKIPELKTFLEDVVLGEGKPVWKKLFERLGNYFNKHFGPDWRERDKFFKEFEETLKETM